A genome region from Accipiter gentilis chromosome 13, bAccGen1.1, whole genome shotgun sequence includes the following:
- the LOC126045076 gene encoding protein-lysine methyltransferase METTL21E-like — translation MLNVVFLDLELCDHVQRQNLAAEVMFGGTRWLQHSLPSLGSCRKFRVKSREYGASSLRRQGCPVLSSFVRSLERKTCLRLCTVLWHSMDLTSQHSHLQNELVRELERQEGGKEDDDEQIVAEIMRRRFFPPLITHKPWEGFHFAGHEIRITEATDCYGAVVWPSALVLCYFLETNSKQYNLVDKNVIEIGAGTGLVSIVASLLGALVTATDLPELLGNLQHNVLQNTKLKCKHQPRVKELSWGIDLEKNFPRSSCHFDYIMAADVVYHHPFLDELLLTFDHLCENDTVILWAMKFRLDKENQFVGRFQTLFDLEVISNFPSLNITLYKAMRKGKMKARPSKLAV, via the exons ATGTTAAATGTTGTGTTTCTAGACTTGGAGTTATGTGACCATGTCCAAAGACAGAATTTGGCTGCAGAAGTGATGTTCGGAGGTACCCGCTGGTTGCAGCACTCAC TACCATCTTTGGGAAGCTGCAGGAAATTCAG GGTAAAGTCAAGAGAATATGGTGCATCCTCTCTAAGAAGACAGGGCTGTCCTGTACTGTCCTCTTTCGTCCGAAGCCTTGAGAGGAAAACCTGCCTAAGGCTTTGCACT GTTTTGTGGCATAGTATGGATCTGACATCGCAACACAGTCATCTACAAAATGAACTGGTAAGAGAATTGGAAAGACAAGAag GGGGGAAAGAAGATGATGATGAACAGATAGTTGCAGAAATCATGAGAAGgcgtttttttcctcctcttataACTCATAAACCCTGGGAAGGCTTTCACTTTGCTGGCCATGAAATACGAATTACAGAAGCCACTGATTGTTACGGGGCAGTCGTCTGGCCATCG GCTCTTGTTCTGTGTTATTTTTTGGAAACTAATTCTAAACAGTACAATTTGGTTGACAAAAATGTGATTGAAATTGGAGCTGGAACTGGGTTGGTCTCCATAGTAGCCAGTTTACTGG GTGCACTTGTGACTGCCACTGATTTGCCAGAACTGCTGGGAAACCTTCAGCACAATGTTCTCCAAAATACAAAGCTGAAATGCAAGCACCAGCCTCGTGTTAAGGAATTATCTTGGGGAATTGATCTGGAAAAGAACTTCCCTAGGTCTTCCTGTCACTTTGACTACATTATGGCTGCTGATGTAGTTTACCACCATCCCTTCTTGGATGAACTCCTCCTAACTTTTGATCACTTGTGTGAGAATGACACTGTTATTCTGTGGGCTATGAAGTTTAGGTTGGACAAGGAGAACCAATTCGTGGGCAGATTTCAGACGCTGTTTGACTTAGAGGTGATTTCTAATTTCCCCAGTTTGAACATAACGTTGTATaaggcaatgaggaaaggcaagaTGAAAGCCAGACCTTCCAAACTGGCAGTCTGA